One region of Miscanthus floridulus cultivar M001 chromosome 19, ASM1932011v1, whole genome shotgun sequence genomic DNA includes:
- the LOC136525750 gene encoding uncharacterized protein, which yields MSRNLHSGCAGGSGDDDLPPPPPPTPSDLLAMLVEDTKPPVFKEAEELLQAEEWLNMLEHKFRLLRLTEQMKAEYASHQLQGPAGIWWRHYRSTLSENAQITWNQFQEAFKSHYIPSELMAIKHNEFMKLVQGTKTLTEYLHAFNHLARYALEFVDSESKKISSFKRGLSPKLMKSMGNNKSVTFNEFISDALTQENNNNVYVASKNRKRVLEVGVSQAKAPVAKTQFRPPTTAIRYRPPQKKNQAKTGFKKAFTVPLPKGTTGPGNSFVSPANRPWWNCGRTGHWSKNCPYPQKNNQKQGNSGARQGYVNYTNVTKIPSGEVVTAAFASKYNQEVIALSTGSYCISASGSSISTNQIVQAVSIEIGGRVYMSNLVILPGLGIDVILGMKWMSGHGVLIDTSTRVVMLRDPINKEAFLVPLPRDLELHNTANAL from the exons ATGTCGCGCAATCTGCATTCAGGCTGTGctgggggtagtggtgatgatgatcttccaccgccaccaccacccacaccgtctgatctgttggccatgctcgtggaag ataccaagccgccagttttcaaagaagctgaagagctGCTCCAggcagaagagtggctaaacatGCTTGAGCATAAGTTTCGTTTGCTCAGGTTGacagagcagatgaaggcggagtatgcttcgcatcagctacaaggaccagcaggtattTGGTGGCGTCATTATAGGTCCACCTTATCTGAGAATGCCCAAATCACGTGGAATCAAttccaggaggctttcaagagtcattatattccttccgagttgatggccataaagcacaatgagtttatgaagctggtgcaaggcaccaagacactcactgaatatcttcatgccttcaaccatctggcaaggtatgctctagAATTCGTTGATTCAGAATCAAAGAAAATTTctagctttaagagagggcttagtcccaaactgatgaaatccatggggaacaacaagaGTGTCACATTCAATGAGTTCATAagtgatgctcttactcaagagaataacaatAATGTCTATGTTGCTTCCAAAAATCGCAAGAGGGTCCTTGAGGTAGGTGTCTCTCAGGCTAAAGCTCCAGTAGCGAAGACTCAGTTTCGCCCACCGACTACAGCCATTAGGTACCGGCCGCCACAgaagaagaatcaggcaaagactggtttcaagaaggcatttactgtacctcttccaaagggcaccacAGGACCAGGAAATTCTTTTGTTTCGCCAGCTAATAGGCCCTGGTGGAATTGTGGtaggacaggtcattggtccaagaattgtccatatcctcagaagaacaatcagaagcaagggaattctggtgctcgtcaaggaTATGTTAACTACACCAATGTGACTAAGATACCCTCCGGAGAGGTGGTTACtgcgg cttttgcatcaaagTACAATCAGGAGGTTATTGCGCTCTCCACGGggagttattgcattagtgcatcTGGAAGTAGtatttctaccaatcagatagtGCAGGCTGTGAGTATTGAAATAGGGGGACGAGTGTATATGTCGAATCTGGTAATTTTGCCAGGGCTaggtatagatgtaatcttgggaatgaagtggatgagcggtcatggagtaCTCATCGACACTTCCACTAGGGTTGTTATGTTAAGAGATCCTATTAACAAGGaggctttcctagtgccacttcccagagacctggaactccacaacactgctaatgccCTCTAG